A stretch of DNA from Staphylococcus equorum:
TGAGTTAGAAGATAGAGAAACACATGGTAGCTCAACTAAAGAAATAATGGATGATGTATTTAAAATACGTTCGAAAATCATAAAATTAAAGCGTATTATATATCCGATGAGAGAATTAGTAGATAATATGAAAGAAAGCAGTCAATTACTTGTAGATGACAAGAATCATATGTATATTCAACATATAGACGATCACATGATTAAACAAGAAAATATAATAAACTTATCACAAGAAATGACTGAAGAAATAAGGGATAATTATTCGTCATATTCATACTATAAGATGAATAGCATTATGCAAATACTTACTTTAGTATCTGTTGTATTCCTTCCTTTAACATTAATTACAGGTATATATGGAATGAATTTTTCAAATATGCCAGAACTTCAATGGCATTACGGTTATTACATTGTACTTGCAATCATGTTAGCAATTAGTATAGGTAGTATTTTTTATTTTAAAAAAGAGAAATGGTTTTAATATTATATTTGAAAATATAGGTAATGTTTTAAATAATAGAGTGAGCATAATAAGGATTGAAAGTAGGGCATAAGATGAGTGATAATAAAAGAGAACAAAGAAAGAATGAGCACGTAGAAATTGCAATGGCACAACAAGATGCTACAATTTCAGATTTTGATGAAATAAGGTTTGTCCATCATTCAATTCCGAATATCGATGTGGATGATGTTAATATACAAAGTGAATTAAAGGACTTTACACTTAAGCAACCATTATATATTAATGCAATGACAGGTGGCAGTGAATGGACGAAAGAGATCAATGAGAAACTGGCGATCATTGCACGTGAAACTGGAATGGCAATGGCTGTAGGATCTACACATGCTGCTTTACGTAATAGTAAAATGATTTCATCATTTAGTATAGTAAGAGAAACAAATCCTGATGGTATTATATTCAGTAATGTTGGTGCAGATGTACCTGTAGATAAAGCAGTTGAATCAGTGAAATTACTTGATGCACAAGCGCTACAAGTTCATGTAAATGCACCTCAAGAACTTGTCATGCCAGAAGGGAATAGAACTTTCTCTACATGGATGGAAAATCTTGCGCA
This window harbors:
- the fni gene encoding type 2 isopentenyl-diphosphate Delta-isomerase; the protein is MSDNKREQRKNEHVEIAMAQQDATISDFDEIRFVHHSIPNIDVDDVNIQSELKDFTLKQPLYINAMTGGSEWTKEINEKLAIIARETGMAMAVGSTHAALRNSKMISSFSIVRETNPDGIIFSNVGADVPVDKAVESVKLLDAQALQVHVNAPQELVMPEGNRTFSTWMENLAQIVAHVDVPVIVKEVGFGMSKETIKQLHEIGIRYVDVSGRGGTNFVDIENERRTYKDMDYLGLWGQTTVESLLESTAHQQDMDILASGGVRTPLDAVKCLALGASAVGMSRPFLNQVEHHGITEAINYAEQFTDHMKKIMTMLDTPTIKDLKQSQMIFSPKLESWIEQRGLDIR
- the corA gene encoding magnesium/cobalt transporter CorA, giving the protein MSVTIKYQTSKESLSQVNHFKEIPESATFIWCDFNNPSDEENEMLQSYFNFNQLEIDDTINGTPRAKYKIYNTYQYIAFHSVDSQYTGDKVLNLYIKDNMLITYHHKHFEVLQEVEQYISSHYESDLDASDVILYILDKVVDTYFELIYDIENKVYELEDRETHGSSTKEIMDDVFKIRSKIIKLKRIIYPMRELVDNMKESSQLLVDDKNHMYIQHIDDHMIKQENIINLSQEMTEEIRDNYSSYSYYKMNSIMQILTLVSVVFLPLTLITGIYGMNFSNMPELQWHYGYYIVLAIMLAISIGSIFYFKKEKWF